The Atribacteraceae bacterium nucleotide sequence GACGAGTGGATGCGGCGCAGAGTACGCATGTGCATCTGGAAGCAATGGTGCAAAATCAGAACCAGACATGACCACCTGGTTAAACTAGGGATGGACAACAACAAAGCATGGGAATTTGCCAATACAAGGAAAGGCTACTGGAGAATCTCCCATAGCCCTATCCTGAGTATTACCTTGACTAATGAGCATTTAATGAAACTGGGACTGGTGGATCTGACCCAAAGATACTCGAAATACGTTAATTCTGGCGAACCGCCGTATGCCAGACCGGCTTGTACGGTGGTATAGGAGGGTCGGCGGCTATAAGCCGCCCCCTATCCTAATCCATCGTCTTTCATTACCCTGAGAAACCGGGTCACCATTATTTTCAGAGATGAATCACCTGTCCGGTTTCGTAAGACTCGACTGCCGCATAACAGACCTTCATGCTGTTTACCGCATCCTCCAGGTGTTCAGTCAGGTCGATGTCTTCGGTGATGACCCGGTAAAGGTATTCCTGTTCACGCCGACATAGTTCATCGTGGCTTGGTTCATCCTCAACCTTGATGAAGCGGTCTTCCTTCACCCGGTTACCCTGGACATCGGTCTCGCTGGAATGGATAACGATGGTGTTCACCTCGGTATGCTTGGACAGATCTGAAGGATCGATGTTCCAGGTTTCCTTTTCGATGCTGACTGATCCCTTAGGACCATAGACATCCTTCACAAAAAAAGCAGACCGACTGATCATCGGTCCCCAGCCCACTTCGTACCAACCTACTGAATCGTCATCGAAAACAATCTGGAGTGCCCCGTAGTTGTGGGTTCCGGCCGGAATCTCTTCGGTCAAGCGGGCCGCAATCCCATGGACTCGTGTCGGTTTAGCCCTGGTCATCTGGCACATGACGTCGATATAATGCACTCCGCAATCGACCAGAGGGGGCATCCGGCGGATGAATTCCTTGTGTACGTTCCATTCAGGCCCAAAGCTCTGCTGGTTGAGGTTCATGCGCATGACCAGGGGTTTTCCGATCTGCCGGACCGAATCGATAAACTGGATCCAAGCTGGATGATGGCGTAAAATATACCCGATGACCACTTTGCGGTTGGTCTTTCGGGCAGCCTCAACCACCCGTTCCGCATCCTGGACCGTCTGAGCCATCGGTTTTTCCATGAATATGTGGCATCCCCGGCTCATCGCCTCGATGGAATAATCCGCATGGGTATCCGCATAGGTATTAATTGACACCACGTCAGGTCGGGTTACATCCAGGGATTCATAATAATCGGTGAACACGGGGATGGATAAATTCAGACGGGAAGCCAATTCCCGGGCACGATCGATCCGCTTGGCCACCACAAACCCGACAATCTCGAAACCAGGAAGGTCTCTATAAGCCAGGGCGTGCGATGCTCCCATTCCTCCGGTTCCAACCACTAACGTTTTCAAAGCCACTTTAACTTACCTCCCTCTCAATGCAGTGAATAGCGAGATGGGTGTCAATCTCACCCCACCCTCTCTTAGTACCGGGAGAGGGTGTTTTCGTTCATATATACTGTCGTGAATGATCAGGCCGAACCTTGCATTGCCTCAGTTCCCATCTTTCTCTTGAGATCACCGTTTCCGTAACTGCCGGGCCATATCCAGGGGCAAGTCGTTCACCAGCACTGCGTTGGGATTGACAAACCGGTTTTCTTCGATAACCAAGCCGGCCCAGGCACCTTCCCTGACCGCTGCATGGAGATTCCTGGGTTTCTTGGAATCGCCTGCATTGACGAAGGGTACCGACTGAGCCCGGAGTTGATCAAGCAATTCCGTATTCGGTCTGACCCAGCAGGTCACAATATGGTCATAGGGTACTATTTCTTGTTCCTGACCACGTAATAGGATCACTTCATGTACACCGATTTGGACGATGGCCGCTTGGGTAAGGACGGTAACCGGGTATTTGAACGGCTTCGAATTGAGCGCCTCCGCATCCCGCTGCTGAAACCATTTCCGCAGGACGTACATATGGATTACTTCGATATTGGATCCAAATTGTCTATGCGGGGTGATGATCGTGATCTCTTTTCCCAGCGAAGCCAGGTAGGCCGCGGTATCTGCCGCCGGATAGTGATCACCCCAAACAATCACCTTGTTCCCATCGAGCTTGACCGGCTTTCTGCCGTCTTGGGGGTGATGCTCGCAGCTCGCCTTGGGACACACCAGTACCCGCTCGAAAGGGATGACCCTTTCCGACTCTCCCAGCACCTTCGGTACAAAGGAACTGGCTCCGGTGGCATTGACCACCACGTCAAAGGAAAAGAGATCGTTCGCTGCCGGTACCGTATTCAACCTGACATCAACTCCGAGGTCATTGATCTCCTGCCTGATCCAGTCAGCATACCATTTCATTTTGGCTTTCCCCGGAACCAGGCAGCACCCCAGGATGGCTCCACCCAACTCGTTGGTCTTTTCAAATACGGTGACCCGATGCCCCCGTTCAGCAGCGTGTCTGGCCGCCTCCATTCCAGCCGGACCACCTCCCACCACCGCAATGTCAAGTTTTTCTGCAACCGGTTGCCTGATCTCCAGGTCTTGGTTACCACAGGCCGGGTTGATGGCACAGGCGATTTCTTTTTTGGCCATCAGGGACTCCTGCCAGCAACCGGTCAAGCACGAGATGCAACGCCGGATGGCCCGGGTATTCCCATGCTTGGCCTTGATTGGCCAGTAGGGGTCTGCCAGGAGTTGCCGGGAAAGACCCACCATGTCTGTCTTTCCCTCTTTCAAAATCGCTTCGCAATACTCAGGGTTCCGCAGGGTATGGCTGTTGATCACCGGGATCCCGACCTTCTTCTTGATGGCTTCCGAGGCATAGATAGTCCAACCTTCAGGATAATACATGGGATCAAAACCGGCCCCTGGACTTTCCTGGATACACTGGCTCAGGTCGAGAGCCGCCACTCCAGCCTCCTCAAACACCTCGGCGACCTTCACCGATTCTTCGAGTTCTCGGCCTCCCGGAACCCACTCGTCAACCGAATACCGGATCAACACCGGGAAGTCCCGTCCACATTTCCGGTGGATCGCATCGACAATAGCCAGGGGAAATCGCATCCGGTTGTCAAAACTCCCGCCGAACCGGTCCCCCCGCCGATTGAGGTAGGGACTCATGAATTCCGACAGAAGGTATCCATGCGCTGCATGGAGTTCCACTGCATCAAATCCCGCTTGTTTTATCCGCCAAGCCGCTTCGGCGAACGGGTCCACCAATTCCAGGACTTCATCGGTAGTCAGTACTCTGATGGTCTTTTTGAGGAGCCCCTCTTCTTCGCTGGCATACGCAATGGGCCTGCTCTGCGACCAGGGCAGGTTCAAGACCATATCGGTTGAGGCAAATTTCCCCTCACGGGGAAGTGAGGCCTGCCGGCCGGGATGCTGCAGCTGAACAGCGCACTTGGCACCGTATCGATGCATCGTTTCGGCCAACCTGGCTAAACCCGGGATGTATGAATCATCATCCGCCACCAGGCAGGCCACCGTGGAACGGCCGGTCATCCCCTGAGGAGATGTGGCACCTACGATAATCAAACCCGTCCCACCCTTGGCGATGGTGGCGTGGTGATAGATATCTCTACTGCTGACCGATCCGTCCACATGAGATGAACTGATATCGGTCGGTACATGACATACCCGGTTGGGTACCTCAACGGGTCCGATCATGATGGGTTCGAATAAATGGGTAAAATCAGACACGGTATTGACCTCCTCAATCGTCTATTCCATGAGATCCCCAGTCTCTCCCCTGGGAGGCCGGAGGATCGCGAAATGGTTCTGTCACGTTCTGCCGTGAACCACCCGCCCCTGGACGATGGTGAAGTGGACATCAAAATGCTGGTCGATCACGGCCAAGTCAGCATCTTTTCCTACGGCAATACTCCCGGTCAAACGGTCGATCCCCAGGGCACGGGCCGGATTGAGAGTTCCCCACATCAACGCTTCTTCCAGTGTGATTTCCGCGTATTCCCGTACCCTTTGAACGGCCCGGTTCATGGTCACCGCACTTCCGGTCAAGTTGCCATCGATCGCTGGATCATCATTGACCATACGGATAACCCCTTCAGAGACCCGGACTCGCCAGCCATCACTGGAGGTAAAGACCGTCCCCTCCGGCTTACCTGTCCCTACCAGGGAATCGGTCACCACGATTTTCTTTTCCCTGGGCTTGACCTTATTGACGAATCTGAAAAAGGGACGGGGAACATGGATAGGACACCCGATCAATTCGACACTCACCTGGTCATACAGTAAAGCCGCTGTTTCCATCCCCGGAAGCATCACCAAGGCTTCTTCGGGATTTTCCTTGAATCCAAGCGTGGCATCGAACAGATGGGTGACATGCCTGGCCCCGGCCAAGATTACTTGCTCCGTCTGTTCGAAACTGGCTTCCGTATGACCGACGACCGGCAGGATCCTCCGCCGGGCCAATTCCTCTGTCAACCAGAGGGCATTGGGTAGTTCCGGCGCGTAGGTGAGAGTCACGATGAGATCCCCGGCCTCGTCCAATAACAACCTGATCTCATCCGGATCCGGTACCCGTAGATATTCCAATGGATGTCCCCCCCGGCAGCGTGGAGCCAGCCAAGGACCCTCCACATGAACTCCATGGAGCAATGCACCTGTCCCTGCTTTTTCTTTTACCCGGCGTAATCGCTGTAATTGGCCGGTGATGACCTTGAGGGGGTTCGATATGGTGGAAGCAACCACCTTGGTCACCCCGAATACCGCGTAACGCTGGAGTGACCACAGGCACTCTTCTTCATCACTCTCCATGAAACTCACGGTATCTATTCCATGGGTGTGCATATCGATCAAGCCGGGGATGATATCGAGGCCGGACACATCGATTGTTTCATCAGCCCGGATCGATCTCCAGTCCTCGCCAATTGAAGCGATTCGGTTCCCGCATGTCGCAACATAACCCCGAGGAAGGGTCCTGGTCTCGGCCACCACCCTTCCCCCCATGAGCAAAAGATCGTATTCCATGCTGTAACGATCGGTCTAATTCACTTCTGGGACCAGGGGACCAGCCAGCGGTTCGACAAAGAACAGCTTTCCCGGCAACCCGGGCATCACCGAGGAAGGAATCCACATATCAGGCCCATATTTGAGCGTCACCCACAGTGCCTGGGCCTGGTACATCATGTTCCGGCAGGGAAGATACCCATCCACCCCGCCGATGGTATAATCGGCCTTCAAAAAGATACCCGGCCCGATCGTATTAGCCCTGGCTGGAACCAGTGTGATGCGGCTCCTGAAACTGGTGATGGAATTCTGTATGACAGTCAAGGGATGAAGACGGGCTGCTTGACGGTGGGTAGCTGCCGACCATTCTTCCATCGTGGTGTAATCTTCAGCGAAATGTGGTTCCCAAAAGGCGATGTGAAATACCCAGCCGATCCCGTAAATCACTACGAATTTCGCTCCCTTGGCCCTGAGTTCCCCAATCCGGTCCGCATAGGTTGGTAGCTCTTCACGGGTAGCGAAATGACGTTGCGGTACGGGTACGGTCAATTCTCCCAATGGACCGTACAAGGCAGACTCCATGGCATTTCGAAAGGACCCAGGATCATCAGGCGGCAGCGTGTTCCCCTCCGCGTCACTCCACTCATCCATGTTAAACCCATGAACATGTTTACCGTCCACCTTCCAACGCTTGAGAAACTCCGCCGTCCAGCGGTACATCCCCATGGGACCCACCGAGAAAACCAACGCGAGTTCCCGTCCTTCGTCTTTGGTCTCCTTGATTTGACAGGCAATTTCATGACCCATCATCACGTTGAAGTCATCCAAGGTCGGACAACTCACCGGCTGAAAATCCTGATGCCACCAGTTCTCTCTGGTATATACTTCTTGCGGGTCCCGGCTGCAGCACCAATCGATCCGCTCCAGGTCCCATTGTTCAGGGAAAAACCCTTCAAATTTCGAACCCTTGATCGTATTCAATAACGTTCGTTTTTCCATTGCAACCTCCTCTGTAAAAGCAATGAGTCGGGAGTCGTGAGAAGGGTCAAAACCAGAAACCCTACATCTACACCCTCGACCGCCTTTTCATACTTGGTGCCCTGATGACCGAGGGGTTCTCCGAAAGCCACGATCCGTGAACGGTGTTGGGCAGCAACCTGCCCGTCCAATCTTTACCCAACCTCTTGTTAATCTTTTTCCAGCCTTGAACCGTGAACTTCGGATTATGACCCTTGAATCGTTCATAGGTCAAGACTGCCGCTCCGAGAGTTGACTGAGCGATACCGCAATGATGATGATCAAGCCGATAACCAAACCCCGGATGTGAGGGTTGACGTTCATGATGATCAGCGCATTGCCGATCAATCCAATCAGCACCACCCCGAGGAATATGTTCAAAGCACCTCCTTTTCCACCGGTCAGGGCCACTCCGCCGACGATAACCGAGGCCAGGGCATCCAAAGCATAGTCATCACCAGTCGTGGCCAGGGCCGTCCCCACCCGGGAGATGAGGATGATGGCGGCCAGGGCGTTTAACAAGCCCATCATGATATAACCCTTGATGATGATCCGGTCGGTATTGATCCCCGACACAAAGGCTGCCTTGCGGTTGCTGCCGATGGCATACAAAAACCGACCATACCGGAAATATTTCAAAATGATGTGGGCGATGACCACTATCCCTAAAAAAAAGAGGATGGAAATTGGCAAGTAATGGAAAATCCGTCCTCTCCCCAGTAATTCAAAACGTCCGAACAGCATATAGGAAGCACCGCCGGTGACCAAGAGTGCCAAGCTGGAATAGGCCGACATGAAGCCCAGAGAAATGATAAATGAAGAAGCCCTTGATTTGACCACCGTGATACCGTTGGCCAGGCCTATTGCCAACCCCACCCCACAGGTCAGTGCGATCGCGACCGGGTAGGTGAGGGCTTGGCGCCACGGTTCCACATTACCTTCGGGCAATGCCATCATCCTTTGAATCGCCATGGCAAAGATGGCACCCATCAGCGAAACCTGGGATCCGACCGAAATGTCGACGTGCCCCGAGACCAATAGCATTCCCACTCCGCTGGCCACAATGCCTAATACGGCTATTTGCTGAAAGATATTAATGATGTTCCGGGGATGGACAAAGCGGTGATTGACTACGGTGGCGATGACCACGATGACCAGGATCAGAAAAATGAGAACATAGGATTGACCGGCTGAGCCTTTCCCCGTGAAGAATGAACCGACACTCTTCATCCCGGCACCTCCATTTCTTCGTACACACCCATCGCATAGTGTAGAATATTCTCTTCGGTCATTTCGTCTCCTTCCAGGATAACGA carries:
- a CDS encoding ABC transporter permease, encoding MKSVGSFFTGKGSAGQSYVLIFLILVIVVIATVVNHRFVHPRNIINIFQQIAVLGIVASGVGMLLVSGHVDISVGSQVSLMGAIFAMAIQRMMALPEGNVEPWRQALTYPVAIALTCGVGLAIGLANGITVVKSRASSFIISLGFMSAYSSLALLVTGGASYMLFGRFELLGRGRIFHYLPISILFFLGIVVIAHIILKYFRYGRFLYAIGSNRKAAFVSGINTDRIIIKGYIMMGLLNALAAIILISRVGTALATTGDDYALDALASVIVGGVALTGGKGGALNIFLGVVLIGLIGNALIIMNVNPHIRGLVIGLIIIIAVSLSQLSERQS
- a CDS encoding amidohydrolase family protein, with the protein product MAETRTLPRGYVATCGNRIASIGEDWRSIRADETIDVSGLDIIPGLIDMHTHGIDTVSFMESDEEECLWSLQRYAVFGVTKVVASTISNPLKVITGQLQRLRRVKEKAGTGALLHGVHVEGPWLAPRCRGGHPLEYLRVPDPDEIRLLLDEAGDLIVTLTYAPELPNALWLTEELARRRILPVVGHTEASFEQTEQVILAGARHVTHLFDATLGFKENPEEALVMLPGMETAALLYDQVSVELIGCPIHVPRPFFRFVNKVKPREKKIVVTDSLVGTGKPEGTVFTSSDGWRVRVSEGVIRMVNDDPAIDGNLTGSAVTMNRAVQRVREYAEITLEEALMWGTLNPARALGIDRLTGSIAVGKDADLAVIDQHFDVHFTIVQGRVVHGRT
- a CDS encoding Gfo/Idh/MocA family oxidoreductase, translated to MALKTLVVGTGGMGASHALAYRDLPGFEIVGFVVAKRIDRARELASRLNLSIPVFTDYYESLDVTRPDVVSINTYADTHADYSIEAMSRGCHIFMEKPMAQTVQDAERVVEAARKTNRKVVIGYILRHHPAWIQFIDSVRQIGKPLVMRMNLNQQSFGPEWNVHKEFIRRMPPLVDCGVHYIDVMCQMTRAKPTRVHGIAARLTEEIPAGTHNYGALQIVFDDDSVGWYEVGWGPMISRSAFFVKDVYGPKGSVSIEKETWNIDPSDLSKHTEVNTIVIHSSETDVQGNRVKEDRFIKVEDEPSHDELCRREQEYLYRVITEDIDLTEHLEDAVNSMKVCYAAVESYETGQVIHL
- a CDS encoding FAD-dependent oxidoreductase; translated protein: MSDFTHLFEPIMIGPVEVPNRVCHVPTDISSSHVDGSVSSRDIYHHATIAKGGTGLIIVGATSPQGMTGRSTVACLVADDDSYIPGLARLAETMHRYGAKCAVQLQHPGRQASLPREGKFASTDMVLNLPWSQSRPIAYASEEEGLLKKTIRVLTTDEVLELVDPFAEAAWRIKQAGFDAVELHAAHGYLLSEFMSPYLNRRGDRFGGSFDNRMRFPLAIVDAIHRKCGRDFPVLIRYSVDEWVPGGRELEESVKVAEVFEEAGVAALDLSQCIQESPGAGFDPMYYPEGWTIYASEAIKKKVGIPVINSHTLRNPEYCEAILKEGKTDMVGLSRQLLADPYWPIKAKHGNTRAIRRCISCLTGCWQESLMAKKEIACAINPACGNQDLEIRQPVAEKLDIAVVGGGPAGMEAARHAAERGHRVTVFEKTNELGGAILGCCLVPGKAKMKWYADWIRQEINDLGVDVRLNTVPAANDLFSFDVVVNATGASSFVPKVLGESERVIPFERVLVCPKASCEHHPQDGRKPVKLDGNKVIVWGDHYPAADTAAYLASLGKEITIITPHRQFGSNIEVIHMYVLRKWFQQRDAEALNSKPFKYPVTVLTQAAIVQIGVHEVILLRGQEQEIVPYDHIVTCWVRPNTELLDQLRAQSVPFVNAGDSKKPRNLHAAVREGAWAGLVIEENRFVNPNAVLVNDLPLDMARQLRKR
- a CDS encoding group II intron maturase-specific domain-containing protein; the protein is MQDLKRAVIGWVNYFGLADMKGLVRKLDEWMRRRVRMCIWKQWCKIRTRHDHLVKLGMDNNKAWEFANTRKGYWRISHSPILSITLTNEHLMKLGLVDLTQRYSKYVNSGEPPYARPACTVV